The Vigna angularis cultivar LongXiaoDou No.4 chromosome 6, ASM1680809v1, whole genome shotgun sequence genome contains the following window.
CTTGTCAGTCCGAAAGGCCGATGAGAAGCAGTGTGATCCGTGTATACATATTCTTGTGTTGCTGTAGAGGAAACAATTTCGAGCATTCATAGAATTCAAGCAGACCAAACCGGTTATCCTGAAGTATTCGTGGGGCTTCTACTTTCTACTCTTTCCTCCCCGCTATCAtgattctttttatatttatcaacatgaattattttataCCCTTGTTGTCACCTTGTACGGACAAGCACTCGAATTACTTGTTGCCTGTCATATATTATTGAGACTCTGATTCTTTACTAGCATTGTACAAAACCACACCAATCCTTTTCTAGCCTTTCATcactattttgtttttgtttgtcaAGTTCGAGTTTATTTTATAGTGCGTGAGAAAATGCTGCCCAAAATATAGAAAGAGATGTTGGTAGAAATGTAAACTGTACTGTTCTTAATTTTGAAGGCTAAAGTTGCAGTCAATATACTGTTCCGACTATTCAAATTCTGGTTTTCTTAAACCTgcatttaaaaagataaaaaaattatatttctgtCCGATATGAGAAAGGGACTTACAATCATTCAGGGACAGTTTTATTCTTTccattaaaataacaatttcacTATCTCTTTCTTCAGAAGAGATGCAGAAACAACAATTCTGTTTCGTTTCATATCATCATGTGGCTGTTGAGGGAGATCAGGACCCCCAAAGGAGAGATCTAATTTCCAGTCTTATCTCCCAGTGCGAACCAGCGATGCTATCTGGGGTATTCCTTTGCATGGataaatgaaatgaattttCTGTTACCCGAAGAGAGACCTTCACGAGCACAGTGGACTACTTGGTAAGTTCGTAGGCTTGGCCTTCATTCAGCTTTTCTTCTGATCCCAAACCAGGGAATTGTCCAATATCATGACCTTCCAGTGGTTGAAACTCGTGATTTAAACCAATAGCAAACTCTTCAGCGTTAGTTCCGGGGCTTTGGAAATAATCTGCAATCTGCGTAAAAAGGATCCAACCCaatttcaaatgaaataaaaaattaacacttCACTGTAGAGTAAAACTGAATTACTTAAGATGtctaattaacattaaaaaatgtgAACGCAAATGAAAATATTGACTTGTCAAAGTGAAAGTGGTATGTATGTACATGGTTCGCTAGAGCAATTCCACTTAAGACAGCTGCCTCTATATTAGAACCCAGCAGCCAATCACCACATATCCCAGCCCTTCCAAAGGGATCAAAGATGCAAGGAACTCCAGGTGTATTAGTTGGAAGAGCTGCACCCCTGCAAATCTCAGAATAacataattttcaataaattaaatttactatCAATTTTCAAGAGCAACcgatataatattttagatgCTTGGAGAGTATTAGATATTATATCCCACCTAGTTTGTTGAGTATTGACTCGTGGTTTAGAATATCACAGAAGCAATGCTATTGAGGGTGCACACAAGGTGTCTGTttgtttaaactatttttagaaaataaagcgttttttaatgaaataatcaCTTCATGCATAGACGACACATGCAAAATAAACAGCTTAAAAATCCTAACGACTTACCTCCTAACTCGGCCAAGACTATGAAAGGACATTTCAAACCAACCAACATAATACTTCCAAGATATGATCATTACCATAGTTGAAGCCTGGTATACGAAGGTTTTGGAAGGGACCCTTTTGATAGTCCAAGGGCAGATTCAACACCCTCTAGCATTCCAGCCTTTACCTTTGCCGCTGTAGCAGAAGGAATGTTTTCCTGAAAATACAGGTTGGTGCAAAACCCTAATTATTGCAGGCTATACATATTCATAAAGATATCCCAGTGAGTGCATGACAACAAAAAGGATAATGAATGATATACATCTTCAATATTCCTCTCCCATTCCCCACtctcaaaacaaataaaaaatactgaATGTAAGCTAAAACCACTCTGGGAAATCTTGGTACATGATTTTGAAATTTCCACCACCTACCTGTGGAACCTTATTCTGTTTTCCATAAGCAGCAGTGCTCAGAAATGTCCAACAGTGAGGACCACCACTCTGGGAAATCAGTAGTTTCTTCGTATTATTGGCCATCCATGACACTGAATCAACTCCTCTCACAAAAGCTCCTTCAAAAGGAACTACTTCTGTGCTTCCTGAAAAAGGGAGAGGGTCCTCAAAAGCTGCTAGAAGGGCCCATATTGAACTCAACTCCAGCCTCTTAACACATAATTAGGTAATACAACAGAAACAAGAAGCATGAGATGCATAACAATAAATGAACTGGTCTATCAAATCAAATGAACTGAAGGGGCATAACATGGACCAACCTTCATTTGTTTCGCAATTAATGGTAATCCTGATGTCATAAGCAAGCGATTGGCACATTTTCCTGTTGACAGACATAGTTGCAATGAGCAGAGAAAAACTGTACAAATTTTCAGCTAATTATACAATTTTAGAAAAGCAATCCGACTAAATGAAGTTCATATTGGAATCAGTTAATTATTCGAAAAGCAATTCGATTAAATGAAGTTCATATTGAAATCAGTTATGCAAGGAAGCATAGCTAAGAAAAATTATGGTCAACGTGGAAATATCAAGTTACCATTGTGTGCGATAACAATGGCATCGAACTTGCCACAAGGCTTGCCATTTTCACTCAAGTGCCAGGACCCATTAAACGGCTCCAATTTACTGATCCAGCATGGCCTCACCACATTAACCAAGCGAGCCTGCACAATTCACAGCAGGTAGTAACAGCGGCAAAAAAACTGGAATAGCAATCACTAACTTATGCCTTCTTTAGATAAATAAGTACGTTGGGAGAGAAAAGGtagattgaaaaataaattaaagtctATTTGGATAAACCTCATATATAATCTTCAAAGAATAGGAACTATATACAtttctttgagaaaatttcACTACTTTAAAAATCGACATTAACTTATTTAGCTTTCCTTTCCTATTTTCTGTTATTACAAGTGTTTACCTGTAAGTTTATccaaaaaagttataattttttccGCAAGTTAAAACTTAACGTAAATTAACTCATGAAAACTCTCTCATCAAACTACTCATGagataattttaacttttaagaaaaaactaatttgacttcatattttcttctcttgtttagAGTTGTAATCAATGATATTTAAGGAGTAATGCAATGAACCTGAGACAGTAAAGAATCAGCAAGGAAGCGCATTCCATTGGTGGCTACGTATCTCCGAGGAGAGGGTACAAACGGAACAAATCCACCACCATTGTGAAGCTCTCCAACGGTACCATGCCACTCACGCACCAAACCCCTCTCCATCCAACCGTTGACGATTTCAGCAAAGCGAGAATCGTTCACGGTAAAGAACTGAGCCGCATGATCAAATTTTAACGGATGAGGATCGACGACTCTGGTTCCCAATCTTCCTCCAAGACCGTGAATACCCTAAAACAAAGTCCTTTAGCTTTGGCATAACCAAATGGTGAAGTGAATTAGGATTAAGGAGAGAAGAGACTGACGGTATCGAACACGGTGGAGCGAACGCCGCGTGCCTCGAGGAAGAGAGCGCAGATAAGGCCGGAGATGCCGCCGCCGATGACGGCAACGAGGGGGTCGTCGGAGATAGGAGCGGTGAAAGTGACTTGTTCTTGACTGAAGGATTTCTTCAGAATAGACTTTCTAGAAGTTCCGTACGACGATTTCCTACGGGTTTTGGGGGAAGGACGTTTTTGCCCCTCCATCGTCACCGTGCCACCGCTTCCACCACACACACGTGTGGAGGGCCGCCACGAGGCAAGGGGTAATACGTTCAAGCTCTTCACTGTACTCACACAAACCATGCTTCCAAGGACCTAACCTAACACCAAAAGCCCtctatttactttattttcggATGTTTCAAAATTAAACCAAAGTGCATTTTGgataaagtttaaatttgataaaaaactaaaaataataatcactcatttttatttttgaaatattcaaatatatttcgTTCTCTTCTctgcttttcatttttcttccatTCCAAAACACGGTAACCCCATCCATGGCAGCAATCCGGTTTATCCATAATTTCGACCGGAAATAAAATCATCCGCAAGACgtaaaattttacatatttatgaAAGTTTCtccttatatataatttattttgttcatgTTTATTTCGAATAAGAATTCTACTGtgatcatttaaaaaaatattttttttaatacgtttgtctattttgtttattttaaaaataagcaGAGTTTTCTATTACACTCAATATTTGTTATAACAGTACCagtaataaaacaaattcaagCTGAAATTCTACCAATAACATATGCTACAATTACCAccttaaaacaaaacaaaaaaacagtAGAATCGAGATTTAGCAGTTACATCctacaaaaaaaaagagtaatatatttcataaaatttccCTTACCAAGTCTGGTGGTGGAATCTGAGGAATATCAAATTTCGTACATACATCTTACATCAATAACtatctatatataaaacaatGTGTGCTGATATAACTTACAAAACATATACACTTCAAGTAAAAACAAACCACATGAAAATGTCAGTCCggatgaaaagaaaattaggcCATCTTTTCTGCAGATTATCCATATGGTGTGACAAAGGAAAATGAAGGCCATTTTCCTCTCAGCTGGAGGTCAGTAAAATCTTGGGAAGCTCATGATTGGACTGATATGTCCGCATTTGTCTGCTCTCTGATTTTAGGAGCTGTTTCCTTATCCAGTTTTGGTCGTTCTTTGCTTTTCAAATTGCCATTGCTCTTCCGTCCAGTGACAGGGTCCTTAGTTTTGTGAGTGGCAGGGTTATGATGTTTCGTGTTCATGTCGACACTGCGCCGTCCTATAGTACAAATGTGTGTAGTAGGTACATTGGCAGCATCACCACAGCTCTTTCTCCGGGAGAGTTTTGGTGACTTGGGGCGGGTCAGTGGGAGCTTCCAtcaaaggaaagaaaataagaaatttttctATCTGGTAGCCattagaaaattttggaaagaaCTTAAAATGACATCGTCATGACAAGCAAGTGAGATATTTCATGAATGTGGTAGCATAGAGAGGAAGACTCTTCACTGAACTCAGACAAGAAATAGTACCATAGCCATAGGTGTACATCTTACTGTCAAATTAGCATTCTTTAGCATTGCATTTTAGCATACCCATTATTGCATTACTCCTTTGGTCTATTCATGCAAATTCCAAAATTCTTAAAGGCAACTCATATTCATCCTGAGACATGGAAAAGACAGGGAAATGAAAAGTGTACCTTCTTGAGTTCAGTCCTGGGGGGTGGCCCCTCATAGTAGAAGCTTGGTACTGGTTTTGCCTTAATGACCAGGTTCTTTCTCAACTGTTTGATGGCAGCATCATCCTCTTCCTATACAGGTTATTATTGTATAAACAGCAAAgttatttaatcaatttaaaacacAAAGTTATGCAAGTACATGGACTTCAAACTAGGCTAGGATTTAGCTATAGTGATTAgatgtttttagcacaaggttagacaaagaaaaacaaaaggtgAAAATAATAGCCCCACAAGGGTGTGCAGCATGCATGCAGTGTGAAGATCAATATACCTTTTTCCTTGCCTCATACtggtttttttcttcttcaagaGCTCGATGCTTCTCCTCTAACTTCATATAAAACTGGAAAGATAAATCAAAGATGAGATAAGAACCAAAATGACAAAATAGACACCAAAATAGCCAACCAGGAATACAAACAACTCCAGAATATACATCTGAAATAGAAGTTCAGTAAAACAATACCTCTCTCCGTTTCTCTGCACGGTCCGAGCATCTAAAGTTAGGGGCTGAACCAACAGTTACCTTACATTTGGCAGTGCGTGCAGATGCAACGCTACTAATTAtggttaaagaaaaaataaaaataagtattgcattatatttaaatataggtAAATGTAGGCTCTGTTAGGGGTTTCCAAATAGGGTTTATTACAATGTCATGAAGGATCTCTTTGATATTTAGTAGTACTCAGTATGGAagattctaattttttttccgACATACCTAAAAATTGATTTGTTCAGAATTAACAATCAAAATGTTCGACTTTTGAGGATACGAGGAAGTAACAGACCAATTGTCTTCATCGTCCACGTGCTTCTTATCATCATAATGCAAGGACTTCCTTGGTGAAAAAGGTGAGCTTGGCTGAAAaggaaaatggaagagatttGGCATATCAGTAATCTCATTAAACACACTCAACACTATATCACACACAAATAGCAAAAAAGGCAAAGGCAAAGCATCCCTACAAGACCTATACACACGCAGGTTAAGGATTTATGGTTAAATCCTTCACAGAATTTTTAGCAAATGAGTGAAGTGTCCAAACAAAACATTTGTTATTGGTTTTGGTTGCCAGTTCACCAAGTAACAAGAACTTTAAGGCATTCAATATGAATTGAAGTTGCTAGTATTTGTTGGGTATGGATGCACGGTACTATGAGTTTCCCAGCAACATCTTTTATATAACGACTGCATTTAGATTTGACCCAGTGCAACCCATCAAATGTAATCTCTCAATTCTTTCTTCATCAGTTAGCACGTATGTGTCGGtctaattatttaaatcatGGCTGATGAACTATCTAAATTGTGTTTTACAAGGAGTCTCACCGCATAACTATGCATTTAAATGGTGGCCAGCAGGGAAAGCAAATCTGTGTTCACAATACATCACACAAATAAAACTTATACTTCATTTTCTCTTGTTATTGGAAATAATCCAACATAATCATACACAATCAGAACCACTTCACATACTACTTAGTACTAACATAAGCATTTCAGCCGCTCAaacttcaaatttcaaaatatgatgAAACAGTACCTGTGAATTCTTAGAGGAATTAGGGGAATGAATATTGTTAGCTTTAGGAGACAAGTTCAGACCAGTTGCAGCAGCTTCAGTATGGGCAGCAGGTGCATGGGTGACATGCTTTTCAGTTACATGATCAGATGGTTGTGGAGCAGACGGGCTTGGAAGCTCTTTATCCACAACAGGAGAACTCAAATCTTTATTATCATCCATCTTCTGTATTTCAGATTTCtcactcttcttctcttctgGCAAGACAACATTTAATTTTGTGCTTTTGCCACTTGAAACATCTTTCCTCTCGTGATGTTTCTCCGAAGGATTAGCTTCCGTAGATTCCTTTATATCATGATCCATTGCTTGAACCATTGCCGCAATTTTGGGAGAAACACGCATTCTATCACTTAAACTACCATTTGAAGCTGCTATGGAACCATTTGGCTTCTTGTCCATAACCTGTAAGCCAGTAACTTCCCTTCCCATGGTGCTGCATGGAACAAGTTGAAGCGTAAGTAACAAAACACTTTGAACAGGTGGCTGATATTGACAAAGAACAAACATGCCTTTGACAAgcaaaagaataaatttaattgtctaccagaacaaaaaatatattaagattgAATCATAAACATTCTGAAACTACAGGAGCAGATCTCTTCTATTGGCCTAAAATTGTGTGCAAAAGCAAACATGTGAAGAAAAGAACATGAGACAGGGAAGAGAAGCATCTCTACATATGCCAAACCTAAAGGGTCAAGACGAACTATATGTCTACTTTTTTTCCATCCTATAACAAAACAATTGTTATACAGAGAACATACTAGGAGATGGCGTGAGAGATGCTAATATGTAACCTTAACtcaatatataatatcaaatgGTCAAAATTAGCTCTTTGCACCTCTTGCTCTCATGGTCTAACTTAATACACCCCATATGCGCACCCACACACACCTATACCTGAATCTCTACAGTGCCAGAACTAGTTCCCTAATATTTGCCACCCCAAACCAAGAAAGATAtcaatggaaaaagaaagagagaaagaaagatatAAGTATAAAACTACAAAACAACAGATCTAAAAAGGCAAAAAGGGAACAGAGATATTtcaaatggaaaacaaaaaggtaaaacACATAGGATGGAGGTATGGATACgaaataaattacaataatatatataaaaaaaaagtaaataaaattttagcaATTGATTCTCTGAATATTCAATCAAGAAAATCCAAGAGGATTCACAATTCTTTAGAATACAGGAAAAATGGAAATTTATTCCAGGTAAGCTTGAAAAGATACAGGAGACCCTGAAAGCATCTTGTGGCCCAAGCTAGCTCAGGCCAATATGGAATTAATCTCAAGCacagccaaaaaaaaaaatagatgcaGAAAACTACCTtgcttaaaaagaaaattgcttTTCTAGCAGAATCACTTCGTATGAGCACATCATTTGTGTAAATTGGCCATTTTAACAACCACTCTGAgacctttaattttttttattttttttactttgaaaagAAAGACAGCGACTTTGAATGCGTTTTGACCCGTAACCATAGAAAAGCGGCAGGAGAGGAATTTGAAGGCAGGATTCCGGGAATAACACGCATGCAAATTTGAACGGAGGCCAGACAAATCAAAAAGGCAAATTACAGAGTCCAACGTGGTCCAAGGAAGAAGAATGTGCACAAAATCTATTTAAATGGAAATAGAAAGAAATAACAAGAAAGTTCACTGAGAAAAAGGCTCTTCCTTTCgattaacaaacaaaaacagGAAAAGAACACGAGATAAACATGAAAACAACAGCAAAATAGATCTCCGAAATGggaaaaaagattgaaaagacACATTGCAGAGGTAAAGAGAAGTTGTCAAAGAAAAAACCAGAATCTGGGTGTCCGTTGCAGTTGCGTTCCGATCTGACAAGATCTCGAAACTTAAGGTCTCTTCTCTTTCGtgtttcctcttcttctttctcttctttgtgttTTGTCCTCTGTGGGTGGCTACGTGCGAAATCCAAAATTTATGTATGATTATTCCTCCTTTTCTTAGggaggttttttctttttcgatTATTAGTGTTCCTTCCTTGGTTATATATagccactacattttgtttttgttttttttttaatttaatttaatttaatttgcatTTATTCATTTTCACCGTTTGCGACGGTGTTAAAATGACAGTGAGATATGAAGAAGGTGACGTTGGAGTCAAAAGGAAAACAACCCTCCTCACCCATTTTTCAATCCAATCCATAATAAGATGCAGAAAACGAGAGACACACAAAGGACAACGTTGGACACGTGTAGGGTCCTGTGTGGTCGGAACTTCTAACCTCTATGACCCCATAAATATCACATTACTCATTCTTAAGGACTATCCCTACCAAACTAGGGACctcatcaatttttcttttttatatttattacatttattatatcatgtattttatttaatggcTCTATTGTTTTTAATGATCGTAATGATCAAGAGTGTCTTGTAAAAGTAAAACACATAGCCTTGTGTCATTTTTCACAAATCCTATTCATTATATTTTGCTATAAAAAGGTTTCATTGAGGTATGTGTGaatatagagaaaaatatttacatgtATTTGATATTGATGTGAAGGTTTAAATAGAAGGTGGTAGAGAACAATGAATTGTGAAGAATTCGTCGTAATTGCTCAAATAAATTAACTCACCGAATCATCTACCATAGTGAAAGTTCAAACAAAAGGTGGTGAAGAATTTAATCAATTACGCACTACCCGTTGTACAAGCTTTTATTCAAATTGCGTGAAGAATTTAACAATATCAGTgcatgcagaaaaaaaaaacaatataagtGTTTGAAAATCTTACCATACAAGTCGGAAGTTGATTTatgcttaaagttcacttctaacatggtatcacaTATTGTTTCACCCATTATCGGACCActcattaaaaatgtctaattttacgctcgagatgtatatacctcaacGTGAGAAGATGTGTTGAAAGTCTTACatcgactaaaaataaaaccaattatAAGAATGTTGACATAATTCACTGTTAGTTTGTTTGGTGTGTTAAATTAAAGAgttaattgaagtcaatttagTTTGTTAagagttgaaaattttataatttgatttgatttacaGTATGTTTTTGAGTTAGGTGAGTTTATGTATCTTTTAGAATTTATAAGATTTCTTTATTAGTAAAAGTTTTAAGAAAATACGAAAGAGACGGTAGGTTTAACTCATTTTCATGAAAATATAAAGttgatttaaaataagtttcaattttttaatttattttatatatttttttactgtataataaaaaatgtttcacGTAACAATTATTATAGACATTAgtttaaaatgtttaacttatttcataaaatattattataaagtatcagttgaaaattaaaatacataatttgaaaaataaatatattaaatatttagattattcaaatattgtttaataatattttagtctttaaaattatcaaattatcaatctatataattaaaaataggtTTACTTAGTAATTTTTGAATCCTATATATAggtatttgattaattttaatttccatatttttctaataaattaaaatttctattttttctaaaaaaatacttaatgcGTCCTTGttttcaaaaacataataataatttgttttttttttaaattcaagtaatttgaaagtaaaactGACCGTGTATCCAAATTTGGTTCATTTTCTCTATCTTTAAGACTTTTCTGCTTTTACATGTgacaattttcaaattttgattctaAACAATTTGATACCTAACACTTTCCAAATCTtgacaaataatatatttcaagcGTAATTAcgtcaatttaacataaataattaaattaacttattaaaaaaatacttaaacataattgaaaaggacaaaaataaattatagactTAAATATAAAGACTGAGTTACTAATTAAACactgaaaatattaaataattatagttaaaaaaatgtataaaaagtaataaaataaaaataaaaagttgttatTGAATTGAATTAGTTAATCAATTTGAATTGATCTCAATATCTAGTGTATGTTTTTTAATGTAACCTACTTTTTTTGGCAATTACTGAAATTTCAATCTTCCAATTTCTCCACTTTGGAAATCGGAAGGATGTATGGAAAGTCAAAAAGATTGCACCTTTGATGTGGAAAAGTTAGCACAGGCATTTAATTATATATCCGCTCTAACACGCCGTCTCAGTACAATAAAAATAGTACCAGAAAAAGccattcaattattattttatgactaACCTCTTATTCTACATGCGTGCAATGAAAAAAGAAGATAGATTCGTTTTGGTTTAGCAGTTTAGTTTTTGTAATCAACACATAAAGCCTTTGCCAAGTTCCCATTTTAAAACCTAATTAATTTATTGGTTTAAGACACATCATGATGCTCACATCATTGTAACTTAGACATATAACAACCAAAGTCCAAAAATAACACAGTCAAAGTCGTACATAAGAATTAGGCTATGCTTCATTTTacttaatctatcataaaatggGACCTCTTATGTCCCTATATGTTATACCTCTTGCTATAAGCTTCCTTCTGTTACTCACTTTAGGACattaattttccttttcctttttggGTCATCAAACAATGGTGTATCAACCAATTTATGGGTTATGTATGTGGTGGTAATTAAGAGAGCACGTGTGGAGGAACTACATTCATGAAATGAAATGTGTTTGTATAATAGTATTCTTTGTTTAATTATCAAGTTCTTAAAATCccattttaaatcataaataatttcattagaTAAAACTTTTGTTAGGtctactttatatattttttaaattttaattcaattaatttgatctaaacatatttttttaagtgaCTAAAGTGTTTTTATTCAACAATACAGATCAAATGAGAATATAAAGTTGTGAGTTTAATTATCTATACTAAAAGTAGAGATAATAACGGATTGAATCAGACGTAAATAGTGTCTGTCACCATCCgacttacaaaaaaaaaaatcatctattATTCCTTTCGTTGTCAGTTGAATATCCATTTAAAAagtattcataaatattttaaaattgggtACATATGAatacccacaaatatttaaacaatatattttataaatttttaaaataatttataaataaatttataaaaaatataaaatataaattaaattaaatcaaatttaactaaataaaatataaattaattttaactttaattaaatttaacttaataaaatatatttttttttcaggtaATGCCAACTATTTCGTATAAATTTATTCATGaatattcataaatacatgTATTGTTGTCatcattatttaaaagatataaaattaatcttATGAGTTTGAAAAGGAAAGGAGAAAAGGTTACTAAAAACTAACgttagaaaaaaaagagaataaattataataaacttaaattaatggttaattttatgttataatatgtaataaacataattttatgactgttaaattaaatattcaacatTGTTTTATAAGGGTTTTGGATGAGCTCAAGGAAGCTGATGACATGTCTTATTTATGGatcatatgttatttttttaaggtGAAATGTCTTGTATTTTTGAACTAAAATATATGATTTCATATATGTCGTTCAGGCCCTTGCTTTCACAGTTCACTTTCATCTCTTATAAGTGTGCACCGACTACATAGTATGACGAAATCTTTGGTCCCCATAAATATTCATTGGTCCCATTTGTTCTCACCATATGTTTgaactttattattaatttatttttattttttgctgtGGGGTGCACGTATAAACATAATTCTATATAAACTATACACAATGAATCGTAATCAAGACAAGACGTCGAACGTTAACTAATAAAATGACAAGTCATGTCTCTAAgcaaaatgataaattattttagaaaagatGGAAGCCTAACTTCCAATACTGATTTTCACTCATTGTCAACTTTCATCAACTTGGATCCTTCCCTCCTTTTCGATCGCTTAActcaattagattattacatgCTAAACCGAATAATGCCAACCATCATCatgattttttttggaaaattattATGAAGGGCATATCCAATAAAGCATGATTTAATCATGTTTagagtattttcttttctttttctttttttttaaatttcacaaagtaaatttatatatataaataagtttaaaatatattttataagttaattttataaaattatactaaatttaaAGTTCATAGTTTAAgatgatattataattatttaaaattcattttaacaaaaattattatttatttgatatatcaTATTACTCACGattaaatcattattaaagTCTAATTTTCcatgtgaaatatatatatcttattataaaataatggtatattaaagatttatatcaactataaattaAGAGAAGTAAATATTAGAAGTAAAGTTAAGTTagactaaaaatttatttttcaaaatattttattactttatatcatatttaactctttcgtgtttatttaatatgatacttagaacttatatttatattgaagtttagctatattttaacacaatttat
Protein-coding sequences here:
- the LOC108345592 gene encoding protein WVD2-like 1 isoform X3; protein product: MGREVTGLQVMDKKPNGSIAASNGSLSDRMRVSPKIAAMVQAMDHDIKESTEANPSEKHHERKDVSSGKSTKLNVVLPEEKKSEKSEIQKMDDNKDLSSPVVDKELPSPSAPQPSDHVTEKHVTHAPAAHTEAAATGLNLSPKANNIHSPNSSKNSQPSSPFSPRKSLHYDDKKHVDDEDNWSVTSSSVASARTAKCKVTVGSAPNFRCSDRAEKRREFYMKLEEKHRALEEEKNQYEARKKEEDDAAIKQLRKNLVIKAKPVPSFYYEGPPPRTELKKLPLTRPKSPKLSRRKSCGDAANVPTTHICTIGRRSVDMNTKHHNPATHKTKDPVTGRKSNGNLKSKERPKLDKETAPKIREQTNADISVQS
- the LOC108345592 gene encoding protein WVD2-like 1 isoform X2, translated to MGCIKLDHESKSTMGREVTGLQVMDKKPNGSIAASNGSLSDRMRVSPKIAAMVQAMDHDIKESTEANPSEKHHERKDVSSGKSTKLNVVLPEEKKSEKSEIQKMDDNKDLSSPVVDKELPSPSAPQPSDHVTEKHVTHAPAAHTEAAATGLNLSPKANNIHSPNSSKNSQPSSPFSPRKSLHYDDKKHVDDEDNWSVTSSVASARTAKCKVTVGSAPNFRCSDRAEKRREFYMKLEEKHRALEEEKNQYEARKKEEDDAAIKQLRKNLVIKAKPVPSFYYEGPPPRTELKKLPLTRPKSPKLSRRKSCGDAANVPTTHICTIGRRSVDMNTKHHNPATHKTKDPVTGRKSNGNLKSKERPKLDKETAPKIREQTNADISVQS
- the LOC108345591 gene encoding uncharacterized protein LOC108345591, which codes for MVCVSTVKSLNVLPLASWRPSTRVCGGSGGTVTMEGQKRPSPKTRRKSSYGTSRKSILKKSFSQEQVTFTAPISDDPLVAVIGGGISGLICALFLEARGVRSTVFDTGIHGLGGRLGTRVVDPHPLKFDHAAQFFTVNDSRFAEIVNGWMERGLVREWHGTVGELHNGGGFVPFVPSPRRYVATNGMRFLADSLLSQARLVNVVRPCWISKLEPFNGSWHLSENGKPCGKFDAIVIAHNGKCANRLLMTSGLPLIAKQMKRLELSSIWALLAAFEDPLPFSGSTEVVPFEGAFVRGVDSVSWMANNTKKLLISQSGGPHCWTFLSTAAYGKQNKVPQENIPSATAAKVKAGMLEGVESALGLSKGSLPKPSYTRLQLWGAALPTNTPGVPCIFDPFGRAGICGDWLLGSNIEAAVLSGIALANHIADYFQSPGTNAEEFAIGLNHEFQPLEGHDIGQFPGLGSEEKLNEGQAYELTK
- the LOC108345592 gene encoding protein WVD2-like 1 isoform X1, whose protein sequence is MGCIKLDHESKSTMGREVTGLQVMDKKPNGSIAASNGSLSDRMRVSPKIAAMVQAMDHDIKESTEANPSEKHHERKDVSSGKSTKLNVVLPEEKKSEKSEIQKMDDNKDLSSPVVDKELPSPSAPQPSDHVTEKHVTHAPAAHTEAAATGLNLSPKANNIHSPNSSKNSQPSSPFSPRKSLHYDDKKHVDDEDNWSVTSSSVASARTAKCKVTVGSAPNFRCSDRAEKRREFYMKLEEKHRALEEEKNQYEARKKEEDDAAIKQLRKNLVIKAKPVPSFYYEGPPPRTELKKLPLTRPKSPKLSRRKSCGDAANVPTTHICTIGRRSVDMNTKHHNPATHKTKDPVTGRKSNGNLKSKERPKLDKETAPKIREQTNADISVQS